The genome window CTTGTTCCATTGTCTTTCATTCCATCCTCAGAAATGCAGTTTTTTCAGGTTCCCAACAAGACACAACATTCCACCAACCCTTTCAAAAATCTCATAATAATATCCTGTTTTGGTTGCATGATTTatcttgtttgtaccatctttcTTGCTCCTAACAACAACAAGCATTTCCATACCTCAGTTTCATTACAGGATGATGAATTATCATCTCAAACTAATCTTGATCATATTGTTTTTGGAATTGCATCCAATGAGCAATCTTGCTCCAAAAGAAAGGAATATGTTAAGCTCTGGTGGGAACCCCATATAATGAGGGGATGTGTGTTTCTTGAAAAGATGCCACCTTTTTCATCAAATCGAACATATAATGAGTCTCTGCCTCCCATTTGCATTTCTGAGGATACTTCTCGGTTTAGATATACGCATAGAGGTGGGACACCTTCAGCAATTCGCGTGGCACGTGTGGTCTCAGAGACGGTGGCACTTAATCATTCTAATGTAAGATGGTTTGTGTTTGGAGATGATGACACTATTTTCTTCCCTGAAAATTTGGTGAAGACACTTTCTAAATATGATCATGGACTTTGGTACTATATTGGAACAAATTCAGAAAGCTTTATGCAGAACAAGTTTTTCTCTTATGATATGGCTTTTGGTGGAGCTGGTTTTGCTATAAGTTATCCTTTGGCAAAAGCTTTAGCCAAAGTCTTTGATTCATGCATTGCAAGATATCCCCACTTATATGGAAGTGATGGTAGAGTTCATGCCTGTTTAGCAGAGCTTGGTGTTAGCTTAACACGTGAGCCCGGTTTTCATCAGGTGCCATTTTCACTTACCTCTGAATTTCTTATAAACTACTTTTAGGCTATTGAGAATTTTGCATTTCTGACTTTTTTGTTCTGTTTGTGTGAAATTGAAATGCTAGATGGATTTTCATGGAAATGTGTTTGGAATGTTGGCTGCACATCCCATTAGGCCATTGGTATCTATGCATCATATGGAGGCAATTGATCCTATATTTCCGAATATGACAACAGTAAAGGCTGTGGAGCATTTGTACAAGGCAGCAAGCTTCGATCCACATCGGATTTTACAGCAAACAGTATGCTATGATCATTGGTTTTCTTGGACAGTTTCAGTGTCTTGGGGATATGCTGTTCAAGTGTTTGATAGGAATGTGCTTTTGTCAGATGTTCAGTGCGTGCAAGAGAGCTATGCTCCCTGGAAAAGGAGTCATTTAGGTGGATTATATGACTTCGATACGAGGAAATATGAATTTGATCTGTGCAGAAGGCAGCTTGTTTATTTCTTGGACAAAGTGTCTTCTGGAAGCAATGGAACTGAGACTACTTACAAAAAGAAGACATCTGAGGAATGCAAATTTGACATGACTTCGCCTAGAAGACTAGAAGAAATCAGAGTGTTATCGAGCAAGTTAGTCCTCGACAAACAACAGGTGCCTTTCTTGAGCTTATTAGTACTGTTCTTTCTGTAAATTCTGTGCATTCTAAAATTTCCTTATTGTCTAATTTTTGAAACTTTTGGTCTAATGTCATATGCAGTTGCTAGCTCCAAGAAGGCATTGCTGTGATGTATTACATTCTACATCGGGTAACGTCATGGAAATAGGGATAAGAGAATGCAAGGAAGATGAACTAATTTACATGCACCATTAGTTGCAATACATTATCGAGACAAATCAGCATTACTACCACCATTTGATGGTTCTCCCAATTGCCTGTCCAATCGCGCAATCACGAAATTTTGAATTTTAAGAAGCCAATCCTGTTGTCTTTTTTGGTGACTCATTGCTCCTGAGAAGAAAGATCTTGAGCATAAGGAAGTCTAATACGAAGCCTAACAAGATGCTAGCAGTT of Nicotiana tomentosiformis chromosome 7, ASM39032v3, whole genome shotgun sequence contains these proteins:
- the LOC104105884 gene encoding uncharacterized protein is translated as MQFFQVPNKTQHSTNPFKNLIIISCFGCMIYLVCTIFLAPNNNKHFHTSVSLQDDELSSQTNLDHIVFGIASNEQSCSKRKEYVKLWWEPHIMRGCVFLEKMPPFSSNRTYNESLPPICISEDTSRFRYTHRGGTPSAIRVARVVSETVALNHSNVRWFVFGDDDTIFFPENLVKTLSKYDHGLWYYIGTNSESFMQNKFFSYDMAFGGAGFAISYPLAKALAKVFDSCIARYPHLYGSDGRVHACLAELGVSLTREPGFHQMDFHGNVFGMLAAHPIRPLVSMHHMEAIDPIFPNMTTVKAVEHLYKAASFDPHRILQQTVCYDHWFSWTVSVSWGYAVQVFDRNVLLSDVQCVQESYAPWKRSHLGGLYDFDTRKYEFDLCRRQLVYFLDKVSSGSNGTETTYKKKTSEECKFDMTSPRRLEEIRVLSSKLVLDKQQLLAPRRHCCDVLHSTSGNVMEIGIRECKEDELIYMHH